Genomic segment of Acidobacteriota bacterium:
GCGGCCGAACTACTTGGCATTTCAGGCCATTCAGCCGGGCATACTGCTGAACAAGGGTTTCCCAATTGCCGCTGTGATAACGAGTAAGCGGACCGACGTAGATGTCGAGGCCCATGCTCTATCTTTTAGCGGAGAGAATGCCCAACACGTCGCGCAGTCCTTGTTTGATGCTGCGCAGATCAGTGCCGTTCGAGGCCACTGGCGCGAATGGTAGCGCTGTTTGGGAGCGGTCGCGCTTGGATTCAGCCTTGATGAACTGACGTGCGCCGTTGATCGTGTAGCCCTCTTCGTAGAGAAGCTTTTTTACGCGCACGATATTCTCGACGTCCTTGCGACGGTAGAGGCGCTGGCCGGTATTGCTTTTACTCGGCTTGAGCTGAGGGAATTCCGTCTCCCAGAAGCGCAGCACATAGGCAGGTAAAGAGCAGAGCCTGGATACTTCACCGATGCGGAAGAAAAGCTTTTCCGGGATCACGATCTCTTCCGCTGGCTTTCGCTTGCTTCGAGAGATTGCTGCCCTTGTACCCACGAGCGCATAGTATGTCGGGCTGTAGTCAAAGGTCAATCAAAACTCGAGGCGATTCTCTTGTCATTCCGAACCGCGGTTGGTGCGGTGAGGAATCCCTACGAGTTCCGACTCGGTAGAGCTGGTCGAGGATCGCCGAGCTTTCTGAATTGCGTGCGAGAGATAGTTGAACGTCACGTTTTGGAGGATCGCATGCGCCGGCATGGTAACAGTTCGTAGGGATTCCTCTCCGCCACACAGCGGCGGTTCGGAATGACAACGGGACCACCGAAAATGAAAAAGGCCTTCGAGATTCGAAGGCCGCAAATCAGTTTGCCTGGCAGCAGGTTATTTCTTTTTCGCTGCTTTCTTCTTTGTGGCCTTCTTTTTCATAGGCATGGTTATGTTCCTCCTTGTGGAACGTTCTCCCTTGGTTTGGAGAAGCTGTACAAGCTGCTCCGCTGATTGCATGGGCCTACTAACTACCACAAGATATTGTGCTCACTGATTCGTGATGTCAAGAATTATTCACAAAAGTTCCGGCTCATATAATCGCATTCGCATGCCTGATCCGGTAGAACTGGAAATTTTTCGCGAACTCTTTCACTCGATCGCGGAAGAGATGGGAGCATCGTTGCGGCGAAGCGCGTTTTCTCCCAACATTCGTGAGCGGCGTGATTACTCGTGCGCGGTATTCGATCGAAGTGCGCAGGTAATTGCAATGGGCGATCACATGCCTGTGCATCTCGGCTCGATGCCCATGTCGGTGCGAGCAGCCATCGAGCGCCTTGATCTTGGTCCAGGCGACGTTGCCATGGTGAACGATCCGTTCGCCGGCGGCACGCACCTGCCGGACATCACGTTAGTGGCTCCTGTGTATGTCGACCGCGATCGAACGGAAAACTCTCAGCGGCTAAATCTTCGTGAAAAAAGCTTTAAGGAGGGCCACGACTTCAGTCGTGCCGTGCAAGAAAAAAAAATCAAGCTAATGTCTAAGAGTCTTCTTGTGCCTCAAGTCGACACCGCTAAAGCCGTGCTTCTTCCTAAATCAAGGAAGCCTGATTTCTATGTTGCTTCCCGAGCTCACCACGCTGATGTGGGCGGGGCAGCGGCCGGTTCCATGGGACTCTCGCGTGAAATCTATCAGGAGGGATTACGCATTCCTCCGGTTTTTCTCGTGCGCAGCGGGACGATGCAGCGCGATGTTCTGCAGATGGTTCTGGCCAATGTGCGTACGCCCGAGGAGCGTGAAGGAGATTTAGGCGCGCAGATCGCCGCCTGCAACACCGGAGCACGACGCCTGCAGGAAGTTTGCGATCGTTATGGCTTGTCGCGCATGCATCGGGCAAGCGAGGAACTGCAGGATTACGCTGAACAGATGACCCGATCGCTGCTGGAGGGAGTCCCTCCCGGCACGTATTCGGCAGAGGATTTTCTCGACAACGATGGCATCAGCGATCGGCCAGTTCGCGTTATTGTGAAAATTCGCATCGAGAAGCGAAACCGACGAAGCTCGCAACCGTTGGTCACGATTGACTTCAGTGGCAGCGATCCTCAAGTTGAAGGCAGTATCAACGCTGTCGAAGCGATCACTTACTCCGCGTGCTTCTATGTCTTTCGTTGTCTGCTGGCTGAGGATGTTCCCGCAGCGGCTGGCATCATGCGTCCGATCCGCGTGATTGCGCCGGAAGGGACTGTGATAAATGCGCGTCCTCCCGCTGCGGTAGCGGGAGGCAATGTTGAGATGTCCCAGCGCATTGTGGACACACTTTTTCGCGCGCTTGCCCGAGCAATGCCGGAGCGCATTCCTGCTGCATCGTCGGGGACGATGAATAATCTCACCATCGGCGGGCTCTTCCCTCCTGGCCACGCTCGCGCAGGCGAGCCCTTTGCTTATTACGAGACGATCGCCGGCGGAATGGGTGCGCGGCCCACACAAGATGGAATCTCAGGTGTGCACACGCACATGACAAACTCGCTGAACACTCCCGCGGAAGCGCTCGAGTATGCATATCCATTTCGAGTGACTCGGTACTCCCTCCGTCCAAATAGTGGAGGCATTGGAAAGCAGCGCGGCGGCGATGGCATTGTGCGCGAGCTGGAGCTGCTGTGCGATGCCGATGTCACGTTGCTTGCAGATCGACGGGTGCGTGGCCCTTACGGTCTTGGTGGTGGAAAGGATGGCATGCCGGGACGCAATGCTGTTGTTAAGAGTGACGGAACCGAGATTCCGATCCCGCCAAAGGGGAGTGTTCGTCTACGCAGAGGCGACAAGATCAGGATTGAATCCCCGGGTGGCGGTGGTTGGGGCGAGAGTTGATTCGAAACGGAGCGCCAGGCGGAAGTGCCTTTCCCGAAACGGAATAGGACTTTGCGGCTTCTTCAGAAGTGACTCAATACTATAGCGAGACAATACGATGACTAAGATTCGCACCATCCGAGTGTTTTCGGCAGCCAAGGTGAACGCGCTGCTCTATGGAATCCTGGGATTGCTGATCGCTCCCTTCCTGGTGCTAGGACCGGGACTCGCCATGATCGGCGGAGAGAAGCGAACTGCCGGATTTGGCGGCGTTATTGCGGTTGCCGCGATTGCTCCGATTATTTACGCGGTGATTGGCTTTATTGCGGGGGCGGTGATGGCGTTTATCTATAACGCGATTTCGCATTCTGTGGGCGGAATTGAGGTGGAACTTGATTTGCCCTCTCCGAGTCCGAGCCTGCCTGTGCCAGTGTCTAAGGTTCCGGCTCCCGCTCCAAGCGATATTCCTCCAGCGATCCGTCCGGAATTCGAGTGATAAACTGAGAAGTTTGCCCCACGCTGCCGTAAACACGTCTTTGTTACGGGCAGCAGCTTTCAAGAATGCGGGCTGCATGGTAAAGACGCAGCATGATGCGTCTCTAGCATTGAAGTGAAGGGTTTTGTTACATGCCTGAAACAATGCAGGCCATCGTAAAACCGCAGGCAGGACCCGGGTCCGAACTTCGGGCCGTGCCGCGGCCGGAGGTTGGGCCTGGCGATGTTCTCGTTAAGGTTCAAGTGGCCTCCATTTGCGGTACCGACCTGCACATTTATGAATGGGATGCGTGGGCGCAGAAGCGCATTCGTCCTCCGCTCGTGCCCGGGCACGAGTTCTGCGGGACAGTGGCTGCCATTGGTCGAGAAGTTACCAGCGTGAAGGAAGGTGACTTCGTCTCAGCCGAAATGCACGTGAACTGCGGCAAATGCCTGCAGTGCCGTACCGGCGAGGCGCATATCTGCCAAAACGTGAAGATCATCGGCGTCGATGCTGACGGAGCATTCGCTGACTACGTCAAGATTCCCGAATCGAACATCTGGAAACTCGACCCTTCCATTCCCGCAGACTACGCTTCGATCCTCGATCCTTTGGGAAATGCTGTGCACACCGTGCTTGCCGGCGAAA
This window contains:
- a CDS encoding MerR family transcriptional regulator — protein: MSRSKRKPAEEIVIPEKLFFRIGEVSRLCSLPAYVLRFWETEFPQLKPSKSNTGQRLYRRKDVENIVRVKKLLYEEGYTINGARQFIKAESKRDRSQTALPFAPVASNGTDLRSIKQGLRDVLGILSAKR
- a CDS encoding 5-oxoprolinase, with product MVNDPFAGGTHLPDITLVAPVYVDRDRTENSQRLNLREKSFKEGHDFSRAVQEKKIKLMSKSLLVPQVDTAKAVLLPKSRKPDFYVASRAHHADVGGAAAGSMGLSREIYQEGLRIPPVFLVRSGTMQRDVLQMVLANVRTPEEREGDLGAQIAACNTGARRLQEVCDRYGLSRMHRASEELQDYAEQMTRSLLEGVPPGTYSAEDFLDNDGISDRPVRVIVKIRIEKRNRRSSQPLVTIDFSGSDPQVEGSINAVEAITYSACFYVFRCLLAEDVPAAAGIMRPIRVIAPEGTVINARPPAAVAGGNVEMSQRIVDTLFRALARAMPERIPAASSGTMNNLTIGGLFPPGHARAGEPFAYYETIAGGMGARPTQDGISGVHTHMTNSLNTPAEALEYAYPFRVTRYSLRPNSGGIGKQRGGDGIVRELELLCDADVTLLADRRVRGPYGLGGGKDGMPGRNAVVKSDGTEIPIPPKGSVRLRRGDKIRIESPGGGGWGES